From the Carya illinoinensis cultivar Pawnee chromosome 4, C.illinoinensisPawnee_v1, whole genome shotgun sequence genome, one window contains:
- the LOC122308222 gene encoding glutathione hydrolase 1-like, whose product MSSLLFLWPTIAFLFFIWLPPISSLGSVSGPIKHRHEVIIARHGAVATDDKRCSRIGMKVLREGGHAVDASVAAALCLGVVSPASSGIGGGAFMLLRLAGGKAQAFDMRETAPLQASVNMYAGNATLKTKGALSIAVPGELAGLHEAWKQHGRLPWKRLVRPAERLARLGFKVSPYLRMQMVRTESGILADAGLRDIFTSNGSLLQASDICYNKKLGQTLRSISKFGPVAFYNGSVGFNLIRDVQKLGGILRIKDLQRYRVKLKEAITANVLGLKILGMPPPSGGPPMILMLNILAQYPIPSGISGPLGVHREIEALKHVFAMRMNLGDPDYVDVSRFLSDMLSHKFAKDLQKTINDNMTFDAGHYGGRWNQIQDHGTSHMSIVDHEQNAVSMTSTVNSYFGSQILSPTTGIVLNNEMDDFSIPMNVTAGVPPPAPPNFISPGKRPLSSMSPTIILKDEHLTAVVGASGGGMIIAGIAEVFLNHFARKMDPLSSVMAPRFYHQLIPNVVYYENWTTVSGDHFEVPADIRAALQKKGHVLQSLSGGTICQFIVQDADGLKENGGIGKLVAVSDPRKGGFPAGF is encoded by the exons ATGTCAT CTCTGTTGTTCTTATGGCCCACCATAGCATTTCTCTTCTTTATATGGTTGCCTCCAATTTCAAGCCTTGGTTCTGTCAGTGGTCCCATCAAACATAGGCATGAGGTAATCATAGCACGTCATGGTGCTGTTGCCACTGATGATAAACGATGTTCCAGAATAGGGATGAAAGTTCTTCGTGAAGGAGGTCATGCTGTTGATGCATCAGTGGCTGCTGCTCTTTGCCTGGGAGTCGTAAGTCCAGCATCAAGTGGAATTGGTGGAGGAGCCTTTATGCTTCTCAGGTTAGCCGGTGGGAAGGCACAAGCCTTTGATATGAGAGAAACTGCCCCCTTGCAAGCTTCTGTG AATATGTATGCTGGTAATGCTACACTAAAAACAAAAGGTGCCCTCTCCATAGCCGTTCCAGGGGAACTTGCAGGCCTTCACGAGGCTTGGAAACAACATGGAAGGCTTCCTTGGAAGAGGCTTGTAAGGCCAGCTGAGCGTCTTGCTCGTTTGGGATTTAAGGTATCACCATATCTTCGCATGCAGATGGTCAGGACAGAATCAGGGATCTTAGCAGATGCAGGACTCCGTGACATATTTACCTCAAATGGAAGTCTCTTGCAGGCAAGCGATATATGCTACAACAAGAAACTAGGGCAGACACTCAGATCAATTTCAAAGTTTGGTCCAGTGGCCTTCTATAATGGTTCGGTTGGATTCAATTTGATTAGGGATGTTCAAAAGCTTGGAGGGATATTGAGAATTAAGGACTTGCAAAGGTATCGAGTTAAGTTGAAAGAAGCCATCACTGCTAACGTTTTAGGGCTTAAAATACTTGGCATGCCTCCTCCTTCAGGGGGTCCTCCAATGATACTT ATGCTAAACATTCTTGCTCAATATCCAATCCCTTCAGGTATTTCTGGCCCTCTTGGCGTCCATCGAGAAATTGAAGCTTTAAAACATGTATTTGCAATGAGAATGAATCTCGGTGATCCCGACTATGTTGATGTGTCCAGATTTCTATCTGATATGCTCTCTCATAAGTTTGCAAAAGACTTACAGAAAACCATCAATGACAATATGACATTTGATGCAGGTCATTATGGTGGTAG ATGGAATCAGATCCAGGATCATGGCACCAGTCATATGTCAATCGTAGATCATGAACAAAATGCTGTTTCCATGACTTCTACCGTGAACTCATATTTTGGTTCACAAATACTGTCACCAACTACAGGAATAGTCCTAAACAATGAAATGGACGATTTCTCCATCCCTATGAATGTTACTGCAGGTGTTCCACCTCCAGCACCACCAAATTTTATCAGCCCAGGGAAAAGGCCATTATCATCCATGTCACCCACTATCATCTTAAAG GATGAGCACTTGACAGCCGTGGTAGGTGCAAGTGGGGGAGGCATGATCATTGCTGGAATTGCAGAGGTTTTCTTGAATCATTTTGCCAGGAAAATGGATCCTCTCTCTTCTGTCATGGCGCCAAGATTCTATCaccag CTGATACCCAATGTTGTATACTATGAGAACTGGACAACTGTGAGCGGCGACCACTTTGAAGTCCCTGCTGATATCAGGGCAGCCCTtcaaaagaaaggccatgtccTACAGAGCCTCTCCGGTGGGACTATTTGCCAGTTTATAGTTCAAGATGCAGATGGTTTGAAGGAAAATGGAGGAATTGGAAAGCTTGTGGCTGTGAGTGACccaagaaaaggcgggtttccTGCCGGTTTTTGA
- the LOC122307339 gene encoding pentatricopeptide repeat-containing protein At2g22070, producing MEIRSPPRPTSSADFYAHFLQTSLKTKDSFAGKLIHARIIKAGLHLGVFLMNNLMNFYAKSGYASDAHRILDEMTAKTIFSWNTMLSAYAKQGRLDEARRVFYEIPDRDSVSWTAMIVGYNQMGRFENAIRMFVEMIGSGVAPTQYTITNILASCAAIEALEIGRKVHSFVVKLGLRSCVPVTNSLLNMYVKCSDPITAKVVFDRMRVKNTSSWNVMISLHMQSSRVDLALAQFQQMAERDAVSWNSMISGYNQHGFNLEALEIFSNMLKDVFLKPDKFTLASALSACANLEKLSLGKQIHAYIIRTEFITSGAVRNALISMYAKSGGVEIARKIVEQSGYLDLNVIAFTALLDGYIKLGEIKPARQIFDSLRERDVVAWTAMIVGYVQNGLNNDALEHFRSMVLKGPKPNSHTLAAVLSVSSSLASLYFGKQIHASAIRSWEASSVSVSNALITMYAKAGSLNSAKHVFNLIRQKRDTVSWTSMIMALAQHGHGEEAIELFEEMLAGGIKPDHITYVGVLSACTHVGLVQQGRRYYYLMQDLHKIEPSLSHYACMIDLFGRAGLLQEAHDFIKSMPIEPDVISWGSLLASCKVHKNVELAKVAAERLLLIEPDNSGAYSALANLYSACGRWKDAAEIRKSMRDRGVKKDQGFSWLQVQNKVHVFGVEDGLHPQKDAIYDKVANIWKDIKKMGFIPDTESVLHDLEREVKEQILQHHSEKLAIAFGLISTPENSTLRIMKNLRVCNDCHSAIKFISKLVGREIIVRDSTRFHHFKDGSCSCRDYW from the coding sequence ATGGAAATCCGGAGCCCACCCCGTCCCACTTCGTCTGCAGATTTCTACGCGCATTTCCTGCAAACAAGCCTCAAGACCAAAGACTCATTTGCTGGAAAATTGATTCATGCTCGAATAATCAAAGCTGGGCTTCACCTCGGTGTTTTCTTGATGAATAATCTCATGAACTTCTATGCAAAAAGTGGGTATGCTTCAGATGCTCACCGTATACTCGATGAAATGACTGCCAAGACTATATTCTCCTGGAATACAATGCTTTCGGCATATGCCAAACAGGGTAGGTTAGATGAAGCTCGTCGTGTTTTTTATGAAATTCCAGATCGTGACTCTGTTTCGTGGACTGCTATGATAGTCGGATATAATCAGATGGGTCGTTTTGAAAATGCGATTCGGATGTTTGTAGAGATGATAGGAAGTGGAGTGGCACCAACCCAGTATACCATCACTAATATTCTTGCTTCATGTGCTGCCATTGAAGCTCTGGAAATTGGTAGGAAAGTTCACTCCTTTGTTGTTAAACTTGGCCTCCGTAGTTGTGTTCCTGTGACGAATTCATTGCTAAACATGTACGTGAAGTGTAGTGATCCAATAACAGCGAAAGTAGTTTTTGATAGGATGAGAGTGAAGAACACGTCAAGCTGGAACGTAATGATTTCATTACATATGCAGTCGAGTCGGGTTGACCTCGCTCTTGCCCAATTCCAACAAATGGCAGAACGAGATGCAGTTTCGTGGAATTCGATGATTTCAGGTTACAACCAGCATGGTTTTAATCTTGAAGCACTGGAAATCTTCTCAAACATGTTGAAGGATGTTTTTTTAAAGCCTGATAAGTTCACATTGGCGAGTGCTTTGTCGGCCTGTGCCAACCTCGAGAAGTTAAGTCTTGGCAAACAAATCCATGCTTATATCATTAGAACTGAGTTCATAACCTCTGGGGCAGTCAGGAATGCTTTGATTTCAATGTATGCCAAGTCTGGTGGGGTTGAAATTGCAAGGAAGATTGTAGAGCAAAGTGGATATTTGGATCTCAATGTTATAGCTTTTACAGCCCTGTTGGATGGCTACATCAAGCTTGGGGAAATAAAACCAGCCAGACAGATATTTGACTCACTAAGAGAACGTGATGTGGTTGCATGGACAGCCATGATTGTAGGTTATGTGCAGAATGGCTTGAATAATGATGCTCTGGAGCATTTTAGATCAATGGTTTTAAAGGGTCCCAAGCCAAACAGTCACACTCTTGCAGCCGTGTTAAGTGTCAGTTCAAGCTTGGCTTCTTTGTATTTTGGCAAGCAAATTCATGCAAGTGCCATAAGATCGTGGGAAGCATCGTCAGTTTCTGTGAGCAATGCTCTAATTACCATGTATGCCAAAGCTGGAAGCCTTAACAGTGCAAAGCACGTATTCAATCTAATAAGGCAGAAAAGAGATACTGTATCTTGGACTTCCATGATTATGGCTTTGGCTCAGCATGGTCATGGAGAAGAAGCCATAGAACTTTTTGAAGAGATGCTAGCAGGTGGTATTAAGCCTGACCATATAACTTATGTTGGTGTTCTCTCTGCCTGTACTCATGTGGGATTGGTCCAACAAGGACGAAGATATTATTATCTGATGCAAGATCTTCATAAAATTGAACCGAGCTTAAGCCATTATGCATGCATGATTGACCTGTTTGGGCGTGCAGGATTGCTACAAGAAGCACATGATTTCATAAAAAGTATGCCTATCGAACCAGATGTTATATCTTGGGGTTCACTTTTAGCTTCTTGTAAGGTTCACAAAAACGTGGAGTTAGCAAAAGTTGCAGCAGAAAGATTGCTTCTTATTGAGCCTGACAACAGCGGGGCATACTCAGCCCTTGCCAATCTATATTCAGCTTGTGGGAGATGGAAGGATGCTGCTGAAATTAGAAAATCAATGAGAGATAGAGGAGTGAAGAAAGATCAAGGATTCAGTTGGCTTCAGGTACAGAACAAAGTCCATGTCTTTGGCGTGGAAGATGGGCTTCACCCACAGAAGGATGCTATATACGATAAGGTAGCAAATATCTGGAAAGACATAAAAAAGATGGGATTTATTCCAGATACCGAATCAGTACTGCATGACCTTGAACGGGAAGTCAAGGAACAGATTCTTCAACATCATAGTGAAAAACTTGCCATCGCATTTGGACTGATAAGTACTCCAGAGAACAGTACGTTGAGAATCATGAAGAACCTTAGAGTGTGTAATGACTGTCATTCTGCCATAAAATTTATCTCCAAGCTTGTGGGCAGAGAAATTATTGTGAGAGACTCTACTCGTTTTCACCATTTCAAGGATGGTTCTTGCTCTTGTCGGGATTATTGGTAG
- the LOC122307342 gene encoding transcription factor TGA4-like isoform X3, whose amino-acid sequence MLYCSELKKFPKNMNSSSAQFVTSRRMGVYDPIQQMSMWGENFKSNNNLNSSASLIVEDVKLDSQSEVASHGISGPSNQYDQEATKPVDKTQRRLAQNREAARKSRLRKKAYVQQLETSRLKLNQLEHELECARHQSSYMVGGLDAIHPGFPGAVNPGITTFEIEYGNWVEEQNRQIRALRNALNADVPDMKLRILVENCRHHYIELFRMKETAAKADVFYVSSGMWKTSAERFFSWIGGIRPSELLKVTCGSSQINVLGPQLSPMTEEQSVQVGYLQDACLQAEDALWQGMERLQQTLAETVAASQLIEGSYIPQMAAAMKKLENLVEFVNEADHIREEALDQMFRILTIRQAARGLLALGEYFQRFRDLSKLWAARSHEQA is encoded by the exons ATGTTATACTGCAGTGAGCTTAAAAAATT TCCAAAGAACATGAACTCTTCATCAGCGCAATTTGTCACCTCGAGAAGGATGGGAGTATATGACCCAATCCAACAGATGAGCATGTGGGGTGAAAACTTCAAAAGCAACAATAATCTAAATTCATCTGCATCCTTGATCGTGGAGGATGTGAAACTAGATAGTCAG TCAGAGGTTGCTTCACATGGAATATCGGGACCTTCAAATCAATATGACCAAGAAGCTACTAAACCTGTTGATAAG ACACAAAGACGACTTGCACAAAACCGGGAGGCTGCTCGTAAAAGTCGTTTGCggaagaag GCCTATGTTCAGCAGTTGGAAACAAGTCGTCTGAAGCTGAATCAATTAGAGCACGAACTGGAGTGTGCCCGGCATCAG AGCTCATATATGGTTGGTGGGTTGGATGCCATCCATCCGGGGTTTCCTGGAGCAGTGAACCCAG GGATTACTACATTTGAGATAGAGTATGGGAACTGGGTGGAAGAACAAAATAGACAGATTCGTGCCTTGAGGAATGCTTTGAATGCTGATGTACCTGATATGAAGCTTCGAATCTTGGTAGAAAACTGCAGGCACCATTATATTGAACTTTTCCGCATGAAAGAAACTGCTGCAAAAGCCGACGTCTTCTATGTGTCGTCGGGCATGTGGAAAACATCAGCGGAGCGCTTTTTCTCGTGGATTGGAGGGATTCGCCCTTCAGAACTTCTTAAGGTGACGTGTGGATCATCTCAAATTAAT GTGCTTGGGCCTCAGCTTAGCCCCATGACAGAAGAACAATCTGTGCAAGTTGGCTATCTTCAAGATGCATGTCTGCAAGCAGAAGATGCTCTTTGGCAAGGTATGGAGAGACTCCAGCAAACTCTGGCTGAGACTGTAGCAGCTAGTCAACTGATTGAAGGAAGTTACATCCCGCAGATGGCTGCTGCAATGAAGAAATTGGAAAATCTAGTGGAATTTGTGAATGAG GCTGACCATATTCGGGAGGAAGCCCTAGATCAGATGTTTCGCATCCTCACTATCCGCCAGGCAGCTCGAGGCCTGCTTGCCTTGGGAGAGTACTTCCAACGCTTTCGAGATTTGAGTAAGCTTTGGGCTGCTCGTTCTCATGAGCAAGCTTAG
- the LOC122307342 gene encoding transcription factor TGA1-like isoform X4, with protein sequence MNSSSAQFVTSRRMGVYDPIQQMSMWGENFKSNNNLNSSASLIVEDVKLDSQSEVASHGISGPSNQYDQEATKPVDKTQRRLAQNREAARKSRLRKKAYVQQLETSRLKLNQLEHELECARHQSSYMVGGLDAIHPGFPGAVNPGITTFEIEYGNWVEEQNRQIRALRNALNADVPDMKLRILVENCRHHYIELFRMKETAAKADVFYVSSGMWKTSAERFFSWIGGIRPSELLKVTCGSSQINVLGPQLSPMTEEQSVQVGYLQDACLQAEDALWQGMERLQQTLAETVAASQLIEGSYIPQMAAAMKKLENLVEFVNEADHIREEALDQMFRILTIRQAARGLLALGEYFQRFRDLSKLWAARSHEQA encoded by the exons ATGAACTCTTCATCAGCGCAATTTGTCACCTCGAGAAGGATGGGAGTATATGACCCAATCCAACAGATGAGCATGTGGGGTGAAAACTTCAAAAGCAACAATAATCTAAATTCATCTGCATCCTTGATCGTGGAGGATGTGAAACTAGATAGTCAG TCAGAGGTTGCTTCACATGGAATATCGGGACCTTCAAATCAATATGACCAAGAAGCTACTAAACCTGTTGATAAG ACACAAAGACGACTTGCACAAAACCGGGAGGCTGCTCGTAAAAGTCGTTTGCggaagaag GCCTATGTTCAGCAGTTGGAAACAAGTCGTCTGAAGCTGAATCAATTAGAGCACGAACTGGAGTGTGCCCGGCATCAG AGCTCATATATGGTTGGTGGGTTGGATGCCATCCATCCGGGGTTTCCTGGAGCAGTGAACCCAG GGATTACTACATTTGAGATAGAGTATGGGAACTGGGTGGAAGAACAAAATAGACAGATTCGTGCCTTGAGGAATGCTTTGAATGCTGATGTACCTGATATGAAGCTTCGAATCTTGGTAGAAAACTGCAGGCACCATTATATTGAACTTTTCCGCATGAAAGAAACTGCTGCAAAAGCCGACGTCTTCTATGTGTCGTCGGGCATGTGGAAAACATCAGCGGAGCGCTTTTTCTCGTGGATTGGAGGGATTCGCCCTTCAGAACTTCTTAAGGTGACGTGTGGATCATCTCAAATTAAT GTGCTTGGGCCTCAGCTTAGCCCCATGACAGAAGAACAATCTGTGCAAGTTGGCTATCTTCAAGATGCATGTCTGCAAGCAGAAGATGCTCTTTGGCAAGGTATGGAGAGACTCCAGCAAACTCTGGCTGAGACTGTAGCAGCTAGTCAACTGATTGAAGGAAGTTACATCCCGCAGATGGCTGCTGCAATGAAGAAATTGGAAAATCTAGTGGAATTTGTGAATGAG GCTGACCATATTCGGGAGGAAGCCCTAGATCAGATGTTTCGCATCCTCACTATCCGCCAGGCAGCTCGAGGCCTGCTTGCCTTGGGAGAGTACTTCCAACGCTTTCGAGATTTGAGTAAGCTTTGGGCTGCTCGTTCTCATGAGCAAGCTTAG
- the LOC122307342 gene encoding transcription factor TGA4-like isoform X1 codes for MLGLCLVSGKALWLLWFDNKGLERKHFPLPSSSVIPLCCPKNMNSSSAQFVTSRRMGVYDPIQQMSMWGENFKSNNNLNSSASLIVEDVKLDSQSEVASHGISGPSNQYDQEATKPVDKTQRRLAQNREAARKSRLRKKAYVQQLETSRLKLNQLEHELECARHQSSYMVGGLDAIHPGFPGAVNPGITTFEIEYGNWVEEQNRQIRALRNALNADVPDMKLRILVENCRHHYIELFRMKETAAKADVFYVSSGMWKTSAERFFSWIGGIRPSELLKVTCGSSQINVLGPQLSPMTEEQSVQVGYLQDACLQAEDALWQGMERLQQTLAETVAASQLIEGSYIPQMAAAMKKLENLVEFVNEADHIREEALDQMFRILTIRQAARGLLALGEYFQRFRDLSKLWAARSHEQA; via the exons ATGCTTGGACTCTGCTTGGTTTCCGGGAAAG CTTTGTGGCTTCTGTGGTTTGATAACAAAGGCCTTGAGAGGAAGCATTTTCCTCTGCCATCTTCCTCGGTCATCCCTCTCTGCTG TCCAAAGAACATGAACTCTTCATCAGCGCAATTTGTCACCTCGAGAAGGATGGGAGTATATGACCCAATCCAACAGATGAGCATGTGGGGTGAAAACTTCAAAAGCAACAATAATCTAAATTCATCTGCATCCTTGATCGTGGAGGATGTGAAACTAGATAGTCAG TCAGAGGTTGCTTCACATGGAATATCGGGACCTTCAAATCAATATGACCAAGAAGCTACTAAACCTGTTGATAAG ACACAAAGACGACTTGCACAAAACCGGGAGGCTGCTCGTAAAAGTCGTTTGCggaagaag GCCTATGTTCAGCAGTTGGAAACAAGTCGTCTGAAGCTGAATCAATTAGAGCACGAACTGGAGTGTGCCCGGCATCAG AGCTCATATATGGTTGGTGGGTTGGATGCCATCCATCCGGGGTTTCCTGGAGCAGTGAACCCAG GGATTACTACATTTGAGATAGAGTATGGGAACTGGGTGGAAGAACAAAATAGACAGATTCGTGCCTTGAGGAATGCTTTGAATGCTGATGTACCTGATATGAAGCTTCGAATCTTGGTAGAAAACTGCAGGCACCATTATATTGAACTTTTCCGCATGAAAGAAACTGCTGCAAAAGCCGACGTCTTCTATGTGTCGTCGGGCATGTGGAAAACATCAGCGGAGCGCTTTTTCTCGTGGATTGGAGGGATTCGCCCTTCAGAACTTCTTAAGGTGACGTGTGGATCATCTCAAATTAAT GTGCTTGGGCCTCAGCTTAGCCCCATGACAGAAGAACAATCTGTGCAAGTTGGCTATCTTCAAGATGCATGTCTGCAAGCAGAAGATGCTCTTTGGCAAGGTATGGAGAGACTCCAGCAAACTCTGGCTGAGACTGTAGCAGCTAGTCAACTGATTGAAGGAAGTTACATCCCGCAGATGGCTGCTGCAATGAAGAAATTGGAAAATCTAGTGGAATTTGTGAATGAG GCTGACCATATTCGGGAGGAAGCCCTAGATCAGATGTTTCGCATCCTCACTATCCGCCAGGCAGCTCGAGGCCTGCTTGCCTTGGGAGAGTACTTCCAACGCTTTCGAGATTTGAGTAAGCTTTGGGCTGCTCGTTCTCATGAGCAAGCTTAG
- the LOC122307342 gene encoding transcription factor TGA4-like isoform X2 translates to MLGLCLVSGKALWLLWFDNKGLERKHFPLPSSSVIPLCCPKNMNSSSAQFVTSRRMGVYDPIQQMSMWGENFKSNNNLNSSASLIVEDVKLDSQSEVASHGISGPSNQYDQEATKPVDKTQRRLAQNREAARKSRLRKKAYVQQLETSRLKLNQLEHELECARHQSSYMVGGLDAIHPGFPGAVNPGITTFEIEYGNWVEEQNRQIRALRNALNADVPDMKLRILVENCRHHYIELFRMKETAAKADVFYVSSGMWKTSAERFFSWIGGIRPSELLKVLGPQLSPMTEEQSVQVGYLQDACLQAEDALWQGMERLQQTLAETVAASQLIEGSYIPQMAAAMKKLENLVEFVNEADHIREEALDQMFRILTIRQAARGLLALGEYFQRFRDLSKLWAARSHEQA, encoded by the exons ATGCTTGGACTCTGCTTGGTTTCCGGGAAAG CTTTGTGGCTTCTGTGGTTTGATAACAAAGGCCTTGAGAGGAAGCATTTTCCTCTGCCATCTTCCTCGGTCATCCCTCTCTGCTG TCCAAAGAACATGAACTCTTCATCAGCGCAATTTGTCACCTCGAGAAGGATGGGAGTATATGACCCAATCCAACAGATGAGCATGTGGGGTGAAAACTTCAAAAGCAACAATAATCTAAATTCATCTGCATCCTTGATCGTGGAGGATGTGAAACTAGATAGTCAG TCAGAGGTTGCTTCACATGGAATATCGGGACCTTCAAATCAATATGACCAAGAAGCTACTAAACCTGTTGATAAG ACACAAAGACGACTTGCACAAAACCGGGAGGCTGCTCGTAAAAGTCGTTTGCggaagaag GCCTATGTTCAGCAGTTGGAAACAAGTCGTCTGAAGCTGAATCAATTAGAGCACGAACTGGAGTGTGCCCGGCATCAG AGCTCATATATGGTTGGTGGGTTGGATGCCATCCATCCGGGGTTTCCTGGAGCAGTGAACCCAG GGATTACTACATTTGAGATAGAGTATGGGAACTGGGTGGAAGAACAAAATAGACAGATTCGTGCCTTGAGGAATGCTTTGAATGCTGATGTACCTGATATGAAGCTTCGAATCTTGGTAGAAAACTGCAGGCACCATTATATTGAACTTTTCCGCATGAAAGAAACTGCTGCAAAAGCCGACGTCTTCTATGTGTCGTCGGGCATGTGGAAAACATCAGCGGAGCGCTTTTTCTCGTGGATTGGAGGGATTCGCCCTTCAGAACTTCTTAAG GTGCTTGGGCCTCAGCTTAGCCCCATGACAGAAGAACAATCTGTGCAAGTTGGCTATCTTCAAGATGCATGTCTGCAAGCAGAAGATGCTCTTTGGCAAGGTATGGAGAGACTCCAGCAAACTCTGGCTGAGACTGTAGCAGCTAGTCAACTGATTGAAGGAAGTTACATCCCGCAGATGGCTGCTGCAATGAAGAAATTGGAAAATCTAGTGGAATTTGTGAATGAG GCTGACCATATTCGGGAGGAAGCCCTAGATCAGATGTTTCGCATCCTCACTATCCGCCAGGCAGCTCGAGGCCTGCTTGCCTTGGGAGAGTACTTCCAACGCTTTCGAGATTTGAGTAAGCTTTGGGCTGCTCGTTCTCATGAGCAAGCTTAG
- the LOC122306236 gene encoding uncharacterized protein LOC122306236, whose product MCEAEEETIMHVLWECPAANNLWGNDESCVKKWVRSESNFMSLWEKLMDRLAKNQLEEMTILLRKVWLRRNDWIFEKIMACPKNSFSATKAALHEFRDSQVALTQRGAVQKTNTEMVRWEKPERGYVKVNWDASMDLKGKRMGIGIMIRDEQGETMVTVCDQKPNMVEAAVAESLALRKAAEICSELNIQRAIFEGNAKVVILVVNGDEDACFNFSPIVEDIRFYLSNRPNWSIQFVPKANNMVAHSLAKKAIVMEEERVWIEEVPDFIVGVLNSDKDVIQKV is encoded by the coding sequence ATGTGTGAGGCAGAGGAAGAAACAATTATGCATGTACTCTGGGAATGCCCAGCAGCTAATAACTTGTGGGGAAATGATGAAAGCTGTGTCAAAAAGTGGGTCAGATCTGAGTCAAATTTTATGTCCCTTTGGGAGAAGCTCATGGACAGACTCGCTAAGAACCAGTTGGAAGAGATGACAATTTTACTGAGAAAAGTGTGGCTAAGGAGAAATGActggatttttgaaaaaataatggcCTGTCCTAAGAACTCATTTAGTGCTACAAAGGCAGCTCTACATGAGTTTCGAGACTCACAAGTGGCTTTAACTCAAAGAGGTGCGGTACAGAAAACAAACACAGAAATGGTAAGATGGGAGAAACCAGAAAGGGGATATGTAAAGGTTAATTGGGATGCATCTATGGATctgaaggggaagagaatgggaatAGGGATTATGATAAGGGATGAACAAGGTGAGACTATGGTAACAGTGTGTGATCAAAAGCCTAATATGGTCGAAGCAGCAGTAGCAGAAAGCTTAGCACTGAGAAAAGCAGCAGAGATATGCTCAGAACTTAACATTCAAAGGGCCATTTTTGAAGGGAATGCAAAGGTAGTGATTCTTGTTGTGAATGGCGATGAGGATGCTTGTTTCAATTTTAGTCCTATAGTGGAAGACATTAGATTTTACCTCAGCAACAGACCAAATTGGTCTATACAGTTTGTACCTAAAGCCAATAATATGGTAGCACATAGTTTAGCAAAAAAAGCTATAGTTATGGAGGAAGAAAGAGTATGGATTGAGGAGGTCCCAGACTTTATTGTGGGAGTTTTAAATAGTGACAAAGATGTAATCCAGAAAGTTTAA